From the Natrinema amylolyticum genome, the window TCTCGGGTTCGCTCGCCGCCCCCGTTATTAAGGAACTCAACGGCGTGGACCGAATATGGAAGATGCTGCCCTCGACGCCGTCGATCGAGCGATCCTGTATCACCTCCAACGGAACGCTCGGAAGCCGATTACGGACATCGCCGACGCAGTGAACATGGCGGATAATACGGTGCGCAACCGGATACAGGCGATGGAAGACGACGGCGTCATCAGGGGCTACAACGTCGATATCGATTACGATCGAGCCGGCGTTCAACACTACTACGTCTTCGTCTGTTCGGCCCGCGTCAGCGAACGGGAACACCTCGTCGACGAGGCTCGCCAGCTACCCGCCGTTGTCGAGGTGTTGGCGCTCATGACCGGCACGAAAAACGTGTACGTGCTCGGTGCCGGGTCCCAGAAGGACGATATCACGCAACTCGCGTACGATCTCGACGGTCTCGGTCTCGAGGTCAACGACGAATACCTCATTCGCGATCACGCCTCCAAGCCGTTCGAGGAGTTTCGGCTGGACAGGAACGGCCAGTGAGTCACGGCTCGGGGCTATCGGGGGCGTTCTATCACCACTGCTGAGTTCGAAAAATGCAGCGTTTTTATACTGTGAGTGAAGCTTTTACCGACTGAGTGGGTACCCCGGGTATGCCTACTCAGTATGACGTCGCCAGTTCCCAGCCGGTGACCGCCCAGATCGTCGAGGCAGTCGCGGCCCGGAAAGGGGCCGACCCGCTGGATCTGCAGCCACTGTACGAAACCGTCGATCCGGAGGCCCTCGAGGCGCTGTTCGCACCGACGACGACCGGTACCGAACGGGGCGGGCGAATCGAGTTCACGTACGCCGGCTGTCGAGTCACGCTCGTCGCTGCGGAGGAGCAAGCGATTACCGTCGAGAACGCCACACCGTCCGAGTCGGATCACGACCGCAGTTCCGGGCGACAGCAATTACTGGACTAACTGTGATCGCCGACCGTTTCACGCGCACCCACGAGTTGAGTAGATGACCCTCTTCGGAGAGTTTCACGTTCCCGCCGAGGCCTTCGCGCTCGCCGACACGCTCGAGGCGGCCCCCGACCTCGTCATCGAAACCGAGCGCGTCGTCGCGACGGACGAGATCCTCACGCCGTACTTCTGGGTCTCCGGCGAGGACGGGGCGCGCTTCGAGGACGTCGCTGCGAACGACCCGTCGGTCCGGAACCTCCGTCACATCGACGACGTCGATCGCGCGGCCCTCTACCGTGCCGAGTGGACGGAGAACGTCGAGTCCATCGTGTTCGCCTATACGGCGGTCGGGGCGACCATTCTCGAAGCCTCCGCCCAACACAAGGAGTGGGAACTCAGTATGCGGTTCAACAATCGGGAGCGACTCGATCAGTTCCGAGAGTACTGCAACGACCACGACATCCCCTTCCGCCTCAACAAGCTGTACGAACACGCTCACCCGCGTGCGGGCGGCCAGTACGGACTCACGGAGAAGCAACACGATGCCCTCGTGACCGCCTGGGAGATGGGCTACTACGGGTCGTCCGACGTCTCGCTCACGGACGTCGCGGACAGCCTCGGGATCAGCCAGCAGTCGCTGTCTCGCCGCCTCCAGCGCGGCTACGACAGCCTCATCCAGCATGCGCTGGCCGTCACACCACCGTCCGAGGAACCGCCGCTCGAGGACTGACTCGCGCCGGCATCCGATCACGGACGGTTCGCGGGTGCTCGCGAACCCGAGCCCCGAGCGATCGACCCGTCTCGGCGTCGATGACTCGCATGGGCACTCTCCCACTTCATTTCGGCATATATCCGCTCGTGCTGACTCGAATGGGGTACTTATACCCGTGTATATACAGACACTCGAGTGAACCGCTGTAGGAGCCTAAAAAGAGTACTCGTGTCCCACAGTTCAACCGATCTGGCCTGCCGCGTTCTGAGCCACTCCTATCGCCGATCTGCCCTCACCGCGCTCGGAACGACCGAGACGACCATGACGGTGCGAGACGTCAGCAACGAGGTCGTCGCTCGAGAATACGCCGCGCCGCTCCCCGACGTCCCGTCCGAGGACGTGAAACGGGTGTACCTCTCTTTGCTCCACGTCCACCTTCCCATGCTCGCGGACGCGAACGTGATCGACTACGATCCGGACCGCGGCGTGATCGAAGATACAGACCTCGAGGCCGTCGAACCGCTGTTTTCGACGATCTCGGAAACCGATGTCCCGATCGAGCCCGCCCGATAACCGATCGGAGTCTCGACCGCGTTTGCGTCCCGACTCGAGGATCCTCTCGCAATCAGATCCCTCACGGTGCTCGAGTTTCTCAGAGAGCTCATATCGAAACTGCGTCCTGACGGAGTCTTACGCGAGTGTTACCGAGTGTAAGGCACGTCAGGACCGAACGATGCAGCGAGTGCTGAACACCGTGAAGCACTCGTAAGGAGTGAGTGTCCTGACGGAGATTCGAACACGCCGAGACGTTCCGGGTCGCTCACTGCGTTCGCTCCCGGACTGTGACTCGTCTGCTCAAATCTCCGACCCGTTTTCCAGACACGGACGACTCGCTACGCTCACGGATTCGTCGTTCGCTATTCCGTGGCGCGAACGTGACACGCGAGGCTCGTCATCGTTGCGTTTGGAAAAGCGTCCTGACGGAGATTTGAACTCCGGTCCCTGGCTCCGCAAGCCAAGAGGATAGTCCACTACCCTATCAGGACTCATCTCTTCATACCCCGGTGAACATTAAAGCCCTTTCGAAAGACGCCCGCCGGCACGGGGGTTCGGTGCAGCCGTCCGACAGGTTTGCGGACGCCGCTTTCCGATTCCGCTACGCCTCGTGACCGCCGGTCCCGACGGCGCACGGTACCCTCCTGACGTTTATATACTATCGGGCGGCCAACGTGGCGTATGAGTTCCCGCTCGAGCCCCGGCGAAGCGCGGTCGAGACGGCTCGTTTCCGCAGGGCTGAACCGGCCCAATACGACGTTGACGTGGCCGCTCTCAGCCGATCCCGTCCGGATGCTGAGACACCGAATGGATAACGCTTATGCGCGGGCTGACCATGCACGAGCATAGAATGAGCGACATCGAGGGCGTATATGAAGACCTCGAGGCCGACGTTCCTCTCGAGGAGTTTCGCGAGGCCGTCGAGGCGAAAGTCGAGCAGATGGGGGGACTCGCGGACGAGGAGACGGCGGCGATGCTCGTCGCTCACGAAGTCGGCGAGAGCGAGGTCGGCGGCATCGCCGACATCGAACCCGGAATGGAAGAGGCCAAGTTCGTCGCCAAGGTGCTCTCGATCGGCGAGAAACGGACCTTCGAGCGCGACGACGAAGACGAGGACGGACAGGTCGTCAACGTCGAGGTCGCGGACGAGACTGGATCGGTGCGAGCGGCGTTCTGGGACGACCACGCCGAAGCCGCCATCGAGGAACTCGAAGAGGGACAAGTCCTGCGGATCAAGGGCCGACCCAAGGAGGGCTTTTCCGGCGTCGAGATCAGCGTCGATAACGTCGAACCCGATCCGGACACCGAGATCGATGTCCAAGTCTCGGATACCTATACCGTCGAGGATCTCTCGCTCGGCCTCTCGAACGTCAATCTCGTCGGCCTGCTTCTGGATACCGACAGCGTCCGCACGTTCGACCGCGACGACGGCTCCGAGGGCAAGGTCTCGAATCTCGTCCTCGGCGATTCGACCGGCCGCATTCGCGTCACGCTCTGGGACGAGCAGGCGGACCTCGCGACGGAACTCGAGGCCGGGACGACCGTCGAGGTGATCGACGGCTACGTCAAGGAGCGCGACGGCAGCCTCGAACTCCACGTCGGCAACCGCGGTGCCGTCGAGGAAGTCGACGAAGAGGTCGAGTACGTCCCCGAGAGCACGCCGATCGAAGACGTCGAAATCGACCAGGTGGTCGACATCGCGGGCGTCGTCCGCTCGGCCGATCCCAAGCGGACGTTCGACCGCGATGACGGCTCGGAGGGACAGGTCCGCAACATCCGCGTTCAGGACGCGACCGACGACATCCGCGTCGCCCTCTGGGGCGACAAGGCCGACCTCGACGTGGGGCCGGGCGACGAGGTCGCGCTGGGTGACGTCGAGATCCAGGACGGCTGGCAGGACGACCTCGAGGCCTCCGCGGGCTGGCAGTCGACGGTCACGGTTTTGGAATCCGACTCGTCGGGGTCCGGCGCTGGCGCGGACGATGGGGACGGCTCGAGCGACGAGAACGCCGGGCTTTCGGCCTTCGCCGACGACGGAGACGGAGCGGATGAGGCGACGGCGACGGACGGCACCGGTCGAAGCAGCTCTGCGAATTCGGCCGGCGGAACTGGCGGGGCCGCGACCGAGGCGGACGACGCTGCCAGCGCGGACGCCGGCTCGGACGACCCCACCGACGGCGAGGAGGTCGAGTTCACGGGCGTCGTCGTTCAGGCGGGCGATCCGGTCGTTCTCGACGACGGCGAGACGACGATGAGCGTCGCGACCGACGTCGACGTCGGTCTCGGCGAGGAGGTAACCGCCCGAGGGGTCGTCCGTAACGGCCGCCTCGAGGCAAACGACGTATTCTGAGGTCGCGAGCAACCGCATCGTCCGCCTAGGAAAAGCGTTAAGGGAGTTAGCTCCGCCTATCATGATATGAACGTCGAACTCCCGTTCGCCCCGGTGGATACGATCATCCGGCGAAACGCGGGCGATCTTCGGGTGAGTGCCGACGCGTCGAAGGAACTCGCAACGCGGATTCAGGAACACGGGAGCGAACTCGCGATCGACGCCGCCGAAGAGGCCACGGCAGACGGC encodes:
- a CDS encoding Lrp/AsnC family transcriptional regulator; this translates as MEDAALDAVDRAILYHLQRNARKPITDIADAVNMADNTVRNRIQAMEDDGVIRGYNVDIDYDRAGVQHYYVFVCSARVSEREHLVDEARQLPAVVEVLALMTGTKNVYVLGAGSQKDDITQLAYDLDGLGLEVNDEYLIRDHASKPFEEFRLDRNGQ
- a CDS encoding bacterio-opsin activator domain-containing protein, which codes for MTLFGEFHVPAEAFALADTLEAAPDLVIETERVVATDEILTPYFWVSGEDGARFEDVAANDPSVRNLRHIDDVDRAALYRAEWTENVESIVFAYTAVGATILEASAQHKEWELSMRFNNRERLDQFREYCNDHDIPFRLNKLYEHAHPRAGGQYGLTEKQHDALVTAWEMGYYGSSDVSLTDVADSLGISQQSLSRRLQRGYDSLIQHALAVTPPSEEPPLED
- a CDS encoding DUF7344 domain-containing protein produces the protein MSHSSTDLACRVLSHSYRRSALTALGTTETTMTVRDVSNEVVAREYAAPLPDVPSEDVKRVYLSLLHVHLPMLADANVIDYDPDRGVIEDTDLEAVEPLFSTISETDVPIEPAR
- a CDS encoding HalOD1 output domain-containing protein, producing the protein MPTQYDVASSQPVTAQIVEAVAARKGADPLDLQPLYETVDPEALEALFAPTTTGTERGGRIEFTYAGCRVTLVAAEEQAITVENATPSESDHDRSSGRQQLLD
- a CDS encoding single-stranded DNA binding protein, yielding MSDIEGVYEDLEADVPLEEFREAVEAKVEQMGGLADEETAAMLVAHEVGESEVGGIADIEPGMEEAKFVAKVLSIGEKRTFERDDEDEDGQVVNVEVADETGSVRAAFWDDHAEAAIEELEEGQVLRIKGRPKEGFSGVEISVDNVEPDPDTEIDVQVSDTYTVEDLSLGLSNVNLVGLLLDTDSVRTFDRDDGSEGKVSNLVLGDSTGRIRVTLWDEQADLATELEAGTTVEVIDGYVKERDGSLELHVGNRGAVEEVDEEVEYVPESTPIEDVEIDQVVDIAGVVRSADPKRTFDRDDGSEGQVRNIRVQDATDDIRVALWGDKADLDVGPGDEVALGDVEIQDGWQDDLEASAGWQSTVTVLESDSSGSGAGADDGDGSSDENAGLSAFADDGDGADEATATDGTGRSSSANSAGGTGGAATEADDAASADAGSDDPTDGEEVEFTGVVVQAGDPVVLDDGETTMSVATDVDVGLGEEVTARGVVRNGRLEANDVF